The Bacillota bacterium genome contains the following window.
ACGTTGTTTTTATAAATGCGATAAGGTTTAGGTGTTTTCATAATATAAGTTTATAAACAATGATTTTAATTCGATTTATTATTTGAACAAAGTAATCGAAAGCAAGGATTTGAATTTTGTCTAGTTTGTTCATAGTCTATTTAAGTTCATAGCGATTGTTTCTTTTAGTTTGGTATCAAGTTCATTGAAATTCATTAATGTCCAAAATGGTATTTCCATTGCGGTAACATTTATTGTTTCATTTCCATCAAATCCTGAACTAATTACAAAACTGTCAGGCATTTTAGTTTCTTCTGAAAGGTTTGGATATACTAAAACAATATCGGTACACCCTCTCTTAAATGCGTAACTCACCATTTGATATAGGTCTGGCTGGGATATTCCTTTTTTGATGTCGTTTTTATAATTTATATCACGAAGCTTATATTTAGTGTCAATTATGATTTTGCGTTTTGTTTCATTTTTGGCGGTTAAGAATATATCATGCTGCATATTGAAGACCTTTTTCCCTTCACTATTTAAAGCTAAAAACCTATCAGATTTTTGATAGTGTACATGCCAATCATCTGAGAACCAAGTTTTCAGAAAACCAGCAAGAAAGTCTTCAAATATATACTCCATTGGAAAAAGCAAACACCATTGTGAAAGGTCATAAGTGTTACTTGAGTATAATTGCTGGCTCAGAATTAGTTTACAACTATCTAATATAAATAAATAATCCTCGAAGAAGGAATTAATAGTTATGCTCTCAATATCATTTATAGTGCAAGGGAAATCATCCACTTCATCCAAAATAAAAATGACTTCTTGCAATATTCTTTGGTTTTCGTGAAATTTTGTTAGGTTTAAAAGTAGGCGCGAACAATATTTAATAGCACGATTTACCTTATTGTCAAAAAGAAATGGTTCATAATCACATTCTACACGATTATAATTTCCATATGACAAACTCTTTGCCGCATATCTCTTAAAATTAATAGAGCCTCTTGGTGTTTGCATTGCTTCTTCAATCTCCTGATACATTGTCAGAGGATGTGATGATATAGTTTCAAGAAACTGATTTGAGATTAAATTGATGATTAGCTCAGGAAACTCATCTATGTCAGTTTTATCAATTGAAGCTTGATTAACAGGGAAACGCCATTTTCGACAATATCGAAACCAATAAAAAATATGGCGGAGCATCAATTTTTTATATTCTACGGAATCCTTAATGTTTCGAAATACTTTTGGAAATATCTCAATTACATCATCCCCATTTTGGATAAATCCTACATAATTCTTAGCTCTAATTTGATTT
Protein-coding sequences here:
- a CDS encoding restriction endonuclease produces the protein MITLYEYGNWENISNRGTLKRTLQEIWQKRLFDEEEMVQDEDVKDNRYQPFLQFDGNQIRAKNYVGFIQNGDDVIEIFPKVFRNIKDSVEYKKLMLRHIFYWFRYCRKWRFPVNQASIDKTDIDEFPELIINLISNQFLETISSHPLTMYQEIEEAMQTPRGSINFKRYAAKSLSYGNYNRVECDYEPFLFDNKVNRAIKYCSRLLLNLTKFHENQRILQEVIFILDEVDDFPCTINDIESITINSFFEDYLFILDSCKLILSQQLYSSNTYDLSQWCLLFPMEYIFEDFLAGFLKTWFSDDWHVHYQKSDRFLALNSEGKKVFNMQHDIFLTAKNETKRKIIIDTKYKLRDINYKNDIKKGISQPDLYQMVSYAFKRGCTDIVLVYPNLSEETKMPDSFVISSGFDGNETINVTAMEIPFWTLMNFNELDTKLKETIAMNLNRL